The Columba livia isolate bColLiv1 breed racing homer chromosome 13, bColLiv1.pat.W.v2, whole genome shotgun sequence genome has a segment encoding these proteins:
- the PMFBP1 gene encoding polyamine-modulated factor 1-binding protein 1 isoform X4: MKAVVRAAGSGVGTCCWRRRHGPAWFCWAAPGAQAWHLPLALGGPAVGSCSANTTGQWCCPRRGWGMSPAAPSLGLGLSGAGGKGPSHIVVPLAERECPKCGTSREVPAALGQPEGPCGGLPGGEEAAPELSSPTQQLRQETETRQPVGQRQASAPEPQRGQPQAHEDIPQQELEPAQVLASIQALQLDLDFCRGTNRERLVQLQQQECAVEQKHQDLIFLMQQYLTLMDKDQKDEAVQTEVTSYVATHSHSNSSCEILREHRELLQQVSAGCLAAARGQERASRWHVAVLLSQVVADAEATCCRQEGTAEEHGHEADCVVAAELRARQQQVGSSTAEQAQSRRAELAGGCPQPQPERGSACACSLEGGQPGAALLSPCPCRRELAAQLQAELSQWQWKQQVTLEQAVQHMHAAAHAAEKLQRSQEQLQVLKEQLGAQEEQSQGLRHSLAQLQEELGAAQAQEQQSLQQLSRAKETIQDLQQEVASKRKHLAELVQQVQDMATLQAELARAQQEKAKQEEKIANYEEQRQQLHWELRKLQGSQEQSKQEVCPKPPRVHQEPTLSQSHCLCHPQAQSLRERLQELSSQAQHWQQLHQDSEQALAAREEELVVCKVELAFLKEELSKAMEQVETLGCSHALACSDSSRLCKDRELVLVNISQCVKEQMHLQDSLGRLWENKCLTVRTCEQHHTCEELKASRIPSTAWPRTGPGQQL, translated from the exons ATGAAGGCTGTGGTGAGAGCTGCAGGCAGTGGTGTGGGCAcgtgctgctggaggagacGCCACGGGCCTGCGTGGTTCTGCTGGGCTGCTCCAGGAGCCCAGGCTTGGCATCTCCCACTGGCACTGGGAGGCCCTGCCGTGGGGAGCTGCAGTGCCAACACCACAGGACAGTGGTGCTGCCCCAGGCGGGGCTGGGGGATGTCCCCAGCTGCCCCTTCCCTGGGACTTGGGTTGTCTGGGGCTGGTGGGAAAGGCCCATCGCATATTGTGGTCCCTCTAGCAGAGAGAGAGTGTCCAAAATGTGGCACATCCAGGGAGGTTCCTGCAGCTCTGGGCCAACCTGAAGGACCCTGTGGAGGACTGCCAGGAGGGGAGGAGGCAGCACCAGAGCTGAGCAGCCCCACACAGCAGCTTCGTCAGGAGACGGAGACCCGGCAGCCCGTG GGCCAAAGGCAAGCGTCAGCACCGGAGCCACAGCGAGGGCAGCCCCAGGCACACGAGGACATTccgcagcaggagctggagccagCGCAGGTGCTGGCCTCGATACAGGCGCTGCAGCTGGACCTGGACTTCTGCAGGGGCACAAACCGCGAGCggctggtgcagctgcagcagcaggagtgtGCGGTTGAGCAGAAGCACCAGGACTTGATCTTTCTAATGCAGCAGTACCTGACACTGATGGACAAG GACCAGAAGGATGAGGCGGTGCAGACAGAAGTCACATCCTATGTGGCCACCCACAGCCATTCCAACAGCAGCTGTGAGATCCTGCGGGagcacagggagctgctgcagcaggtcaGCGCTGGCTGCCTGGCAGCAGCGCGGGGCCAGGAGAGAGCCAGCAGATGGCACGTGGCTGTGTTGCTGTCGCAGGTGGTGGCGGACGCCGAGGCGACATGCTGCAGGCAGGAAGGGACAGCCGAGGAACACGGGCACGAGGCTGACTGTGTGGTGGCAGCTGAGCTGCGGGCACGGCAGCAGCAagtgggcagcagcacagctgagcaGGCACAGAGCAGGCGGGCAGAGCTGGCGGGCGGCTGTCCCCAGCCACAGCCCGAGCGCGGCTCTGCCTGTGCCTGCTCCCTGGAGGGAGGGCAGCCTGGGGCTGCCctgctcagcccctgcccttgccgcagggagctggcagcacagctccaggcCGAGCTGAGCCAGTGGCAGTGGAAACAGCAGGTGACCCTTGAGCAGGCGGTGCAACATATGCACGCTGCGGCCCatgctgcagagaagctgcagaggAGCCAAGAACAGCTCCAAGTCCTGAAGGAGCAG CTGGGGGCACAGGAGGAGCAGAGCCAGGGCCTGCGGCACAGCCTGGCCCAGCTGCAGGAAGAGCTGGGAGCCGCCCAGGCCCAGGAGCAGCAAAGTCTGCAGCAGCTTAGCAGAGCCAAGGAGACCATCCAAGACCTGCAGCAGGAAGTGGCCTCCAAGAGAAAGcacctggcagagctggtgcagCAG GTGCAGGACATGGCCaccctgcaggcagagctggcccGAGCCCAGCAAGAAAAGGCCAAGCAGGAGGAGAAGATTGCAAACTACGAggaacagaggcagcagctccactGGGAGCTGAGGAAGCTGCAGGGGTCCCAGGAGCAGAGCAAGCAGGAGGTATGTCCTAAGCCTCCCAGAGTGCACCAGGAGCCCACGCTCAGCCAGTCTCACTGTCTGTGCCACCCACAGGCTCAGTCACTGCGTgagaggctgcaggagctgagcagcCAAGCCCAACACTGGCAGCAGCTACACCAGGACAGTGAGCAAGCTCTGGCTGCACGAGAAGAGGAGCTGGTGGTTTGCAAGGTGGAGCTGGCTTTCCTCAAGGAAGAGCTCAGCAAGGCCATGGAGCAG GTAGAAACCCTGGGCTGTTCCCATGCCTTGGCATGCTCTGACAGCAGCAGGCTGTGCAAGGACAGAGAGCTGGTGCTGGTCAACATCAGCCAGTGTGTGAAGGAGCAGAT GCACCTTCAGGACAGCCTGGGCAGGCTGTGGGAGAACAAGTGCCTCACAGTCAGAACATGTGAGCAGCACCACACGTGTGAAGAGCTGAAGGCGAGCAGAattcccagcacagcctggccTAGAACAGGGCCGGGCCAACAGTTGT GA